Proteins co-encoded in one Balneolaceae bacterium genomic window:
- a CDS encoding ATP-dependent helicase, whose translation MKKFVLSKDDITPAEYSIQYEDLLNEAQLEAVMFDEGSALIVAGAGTGKTRTLVYRVARLVESGVDPTEILLLTFTRRAASEMLRRASQILDERCQRVEGGTFHHYCSKLLHRHAEKIGYPEQFTIIDASDAMDTVNLVRSQVDIPTKKKRFPKKSTLYNIFSTSVNKQMTVRDVVEEQYPQFVNYTETIELLFDKYQAYKEQNFVMDFDDLLVKTRDLLRDQPEVRKKVAAKHKHVLVDEYQDTNALQAELTQLFSSVHNNVMAVGDDAQSIYSFRGADHKNMMRFPDLFEDTKIIKLEENYRSTQRILDVANRVLKQAGEKFEKELYTVKEEGDLPGLVKAANMNDQSRFITQMILNLREQGHELNDIACLFRNGRDSFDLEVMLNKKNIPYIKYGGQKFTEAAHVKDVLAHLRVLVNPKDTISWNRVLMLIDGIGPKTAEDLFSWAQTGGNPYRPDQAPNTSERYLAQLKALGNLFSELKKLDGSVTEQLQAVVDYYEKFCKKRFDDHPKRMKDLETFVDISGTYRSLEKMIEEIALDPIEATAIDTETMEKDESPLILSTIHSAKGLEWHTVFLIQCLDGVIPSGYAIDDEDQMDEEIRLLYVAVTRAKEQLFITYPALFQSRYGDYFSNPSRFIEDIGKDYLEPWLLVEESESEQKQLEE comes from the coding sequence ATGAAGAAATTTGTCCTCTCAAAAGACGATATCACCCCGGCGGAGTATTCCATTCAGTATGAGGACCTTCTCAACGAGGCGCAGTTGGAGGCGGTTATGTTTGATGAAGGTTCGGCGCTGATCGTGGCCGGGGCGGGGACCGGGAAGACGCGGACGCTGGTCTATCGTGTGGCTCGTTTGGTGGAGAGCGGGGTGGACCCGACCGAGATTTTGCTTCTCACCTTTACCCGCCGGGCCGCCAGCGAGATGCTTCGCCGTGCCAGCCAGATTCTGGACGAACGGTGTCAGCGTGTGGAAGGAGGGACGTTTCACCACTATTGCAGCAAACTCCTTCACCGGCATGCGGAGAAGATCGGCTATCCCGAGCAGTTTACCATTATCGATGCTTCCGATGCGATGGACACCGTGAACCTGGTCCGCAGCCAGGTGGATATTCCCACGAAGAAAAAACGGTTTCCCAAAAAATCCACGCTCTATAATATTTTCAGTACATCGGTCAACAAGCAGATGACCGTCCGCGATGTGGTGGAAGAGCAGTATCCGCAGTTTGTAAATTACACGGAGACGATCGAACTGCTGTTTGATAAATATCAGGCATACAAAGAACAGAATTTCGTGATGGATTTTGACGATCTGCTGGTCAAAACCCGGGATCTGCTTCGAGATCAGCCGGAGGTTCGGAAGAAAGTGGCCGCCAAACACAAACATGTATTGGTGGACGAATACCAGGACACAAACGCTCTCCAGGCCGAACTCACTCAGCTTTTCAGCAGCGTTCACAACAATGTAATGGCCGTTGGAGATGACGCCCAGAGCATCTACTCCTTTCGCGGGGCCGATCACAAAAACATGATGCGATTTCCGGATCTGTTTGAGGACACCAAAATCATCAAGCTGGAAGAGAATTATCGCTCAACACAGCGAATTCTGGACGTAGCAAATCGCGTGCTCAAACAAGCCGGTGAGAAATTCGAGAAAGAACTGTACACGGTAAAAGAGGAGGGAGACCTGCCCGGACTTGTGAAAGCGGCCAACATGAATGACCAGAGCCGGTTCATCACCCAGATGATTCTGAATTTGCGGGAACAGGGTCATGAGTTGAACGACATCGCTTGTCTGTTTCGCAACGGACGCGATTCGTTTGACCTGGAAGTGATGCTCAATAAAAAGAACATTCCGTACATCAAATACGGCGGACAAAAATTCACGGAAGCGGCTCACGTAAAAGATGTTCTGGCTCATTTGCGGGTGCTTGTCAACCCGAAAGATACCATCTCCTGGAATCGCGTTCTGATGCTGATTGACGGAATCGGTCCAAAGACAGCGGAAGACCTGTTTTCATGGGCGCAAACGGGAGGAAATCCATACCGGCCGGATCAAGCTCCAAATACCAGCGAGAGATATCTTGCACAGCTTAAGGCTTTGGGGAATCTTTTTTCAGAACTCAAAAAACTGGACGGTTCGGTCACCGAACAACTTCAGGCCGTGGTGGATTACTACGAGAAATTCTGCAAGAAACGGTTTGATGATCATCCCAAACGGATGAAAGACCTGGAGACATTTGTGGATATTTCCGGAACCTATCGCTCGCTTGAAAAAATGATTGAGGAGATCGCCCTCGATCCCATTGAAGCCACCGCCATCGACACTGAAACGATGGAAAAAGATGAATCACCGCTCATTCTCAGTACCATTCACTCCGCAAAAGGACTGGAGTGGCATACCGTATTTCTTATTCAATGTCTCGACGGAGTCATCCCATCTGGATATGCCATTGACGATGAAGATCAGATGGACGAGGAAATTCGGCTTTTATATGTGGCAGTCACACGCGCAAAAGAGCAGCTTTTTATTACGTATCCAGCACTTTTTCAAAGCCGGTATGGGGATTATTTTTCAAATCCGTCTCGGTTCATCGAGGATATTGGAAAGGATTATTTGGAGCCGTGGTTGTTGGTGGAGGAGAGTGAAAGTGAACAGAAACAATTAGAAGAGTAG
- a CDS encoding nucleotidyltransferase domain-containing protein, whose translation MATKVDLKTEQLQQLCKKFKVKELYLFGSATTGDFSEDSDLDFIVKFDRQGFEGAFDQFIDFKQELEQIYGRPIDLYHLKKFRNSIFQQEVERSKQLLYAA comes from the coding sequence ATGGCAACAAAAGTAGATTTAAAAACCGAGCAGCTTCAACAGCTTTGTAAAAAGTTTAAGGTGAAAGAGCTATATCTATTTGGTTCAGCCACTACGGGTGATTTTTCTGAAGACAGCGATCTTGATTTCATTGTTAAATTTGACCGTCAGGGGTTTGAAGGAGCCTTTGATCAATTTATTGATTTCAAACAAGAACTGGAGCAAATCTATGGTCGGCCGATTGATCTGTATCATCTTAAAAAGTTCAGAAATTCTATCTTTCAGCAAGAAGTAGAACGCTCCAAACAGTTACTTTATGCCGCATAA
- a CDS encoding DUF86 domain-containing protein, whose product MPHKRRKLLLDISLSCGEILDFIDGKSFEDFLEDRMLQLAIEREFEIIGEALHRLSGIEESELSQKIPEYRKIIDFRNIIAHGYDIIDEAVLWDFAVNRVPELLDKVESY is encoded by the coding sequence ATGCCGCATAAAAGAAGAAAACTCCTTCTTGATATCAGCCTTTCCTGCGGGGAAATATTAGATTTTATTGACGGCAAAAGCTTCGAAGATTTTCTGGAAGACCGAATGCTTCAACTTGCCATCGAAAGAGAGTTTGAAATCATCGGAGAAGCCCTGCACAGATTATCCGGAATTGAGGAATCTGAACTCTCGCAGAAAATACCTGAATACCGTAAAATCATAGATTTTAGAAATATTATAGCTCATGGTTATGATATCATTGACGAAGCCGTCCTTTGGGATTTTGCCGTAAATCGTGTTCCGGAATTGTTAGATAAGGTAGAGTCTTATTAG
- a CDS encoding mechanosensitive ion channel family protein, with protein sequence MNSFLDQSFIGNTLQEYLLVLGAILLGIFLVKIFKKIVLLRIEKWIGQTETDVDDYLFESFDKFVVPILYFSIIYVAVRTLNLSAFVENSIEAAFIVIITYFSVRLISSIVLLALRKYVRRQEDGEEKVKQLSGVMLIVNVVIWGLGFVFLFDNLGYDITAIITGLGIGGIAIALAAQNILGDLFNYFVIFFDRPFEIGDFLVIGDKNGIVEKIGIKTTRIRTLLGDELVFSNADLTSSRIHNYKKMQRRRIVFSVGVTYETPADKLRQLPGVFKEIIDSQEIIDFDRAHFKEFGDSSLNFEIVYYINSAEYAVYMDVQQELNFRIYEKFEEMGVDIAFPTRTLYVRNENGQKFELDMKAKNGEQEESSSSDDQAE encoded by the coding sequence ATGAATTCATTTTTAGATCAAAGTTTTATAGGTAATACTCTACAGGAATACCTGTTGGTGTTGGGGGCAATTCTCCTTGGAATATTCCTGGTTAAAATCTTCAAAAAAATTGTACTTCTGCGAATTGAAAAATGGATCGGCCAAACTGAAACCGATGTCGATGATTACCTGTTTGAGAGCTTTGATAAATTTGTTGTACCTATTCTCTACTTCAGTATTATTTACGTAGCTGTTAGAACTCTGAATTTAAGCGCTTTTGTAGAAAATTCCATTGAAGCGGCTTTCATAGTTATTATCACCTACTTCTCCGTCAGGCTGATTTCAAGTATTGTACTTTTGGCCCTCAGAAAATATGTAAGACGCCAGGAAGATGGCGAAGAAAAAGTGAAACAACTCAGCGGTGTGATGCTGATTGTAAACGTTGTGATTTGGGGTCTGGGTTTTGTTTTCCTGTTTGATAATCTCGGGTATGATATAACTGCCATCATCACCGGTTTGGGAATTGGTGGTATTGCCATTGCCCTCGCCGCACAGAACATTCTGGGTGACCTGTTCAATTATTTTGTGATCTTTTTCGACCGCCCATTCGAAATTGGTGATTTTCTGGTTATTGGAGATAAAAATGGGATTGTGGAAAAAATCGGGATTAAAACAACCCGAATCCGAACGCTTTTGGGCGATGAGTTGGTGTTCTCGAATGCCGATCTGACAAGCTCGCGCATTCACAACTATAAAAAGATGCAGCGCCGCCGGATTGTATTTTCAGTAGGAGTGACGTATGAAACCCCTGCTGATAAACTGAGACAGCTCCCCGGAGTGTTTAAAGAGATTATTGACAGCCAGGAGATCATCGATTTTGACCGGGCACATTTTAAAGAGTTCGGGGATTCAAGCCTTAATTTTGAGATTGTCTATTACATTAATAGCGCGGAATACGCAGTATATATGGATGTGCAGCAGGAACTTAATTTCCGGATCTACGAGAAATTTGAAGAGATGGGCGTGGATATTGCCTTCCCAACGCGTACACTCTACGTGAGAAACGAAAACGGACAGAAGTTTGAACTTGATATGAAAGCAAAGAATGGTGAGCAGGAAGAAAGTTCTTCATCTGATGATCAAGCAGAATAA
- a CDS encoding sulfotransferase family protein: protein MKIGITKRICLWSGPRNISTALMYSFAQRSDTKVVDEPLYAHYLKETDADDYHPGAEEILQTMENDGKKVVQKMLSTHDKPIVFFKQMTHHLVNLDWSFLKHTVNIILTRDPKEMLPSYAKKVSQPTMRDVGYAKHLELLEYLLKTGQKPIVLVSEKVLKNPRDMLTKLCQTIGIPFDDSMLSWEKGSRPEDGSWAKYWYQNVHNSTGFKPYQPKKEPFPEHLEPLLEQCKPIYNKLYEYSL, encoded by the coding sequence ATGAAAATAGGCATCACAAAAAGAATCTGCCTCTGGTCAGGACCAAGAAATATATCGACAGCTTTGATGTATTCCTTTGCTCAAAGATCAGATACAAAAGTAGTTGATGAACCTCTCTACGCCCATTACCTGAAGGAGACCGATGCTGATGATTATCATCCCGGGGCGGAGGAGATTTTACAAACGATGGAGAACGACGGCAAGAAAGTTGTTCAGAAGATGTTGAGTACTCATGATAAGCCGATCGTATTCTTTAAGCAGATGACGCATCATCTTGTCAATCTTGACTGGTCTTTTTTGAAACACACAGTGAACATTATTCTCACAAGAGATCCCAAAGAGATGCTGCCATCGTATGCCAAAAAAGTGAGTCAACCCACCATGAGAGATGTGGGATACGCCAAACATCTGGAACTTCTGGAATATCTCCTGAAAACAGGCCAGAAACCGATTGTACTTGTCTCGGAAAAAGTCCTGAAAAATCCTCGCGATATGCTAACCAAACTCTGTCAAACCATTGGTATTCCGTTTGATGATTCAATGCTAAGTTGGGAAAAAGGAAGCCGTCCCGAAGACGGAAGCTGGGCAAAATATTGGTATCAGAATGTCCATAATTCAACAGGATTCAAGCCGTATCAACCCAAAAAAGAACCGTTTCCGGAACATTTGGAACCGTTGCTGGAGCAGTGTAAACCGATTTATAATAAGCTTTACGAATACTCTCTTTAG
- a CDS encoding aminotransferase class IV, whose product MAHGTHNALDDPRNEEIIIYVNGDLLPRKDAKISVFDSGYLVGDGVWEACRLHKGVLVFLDLHLDRLWTAAKTVGMELPFSKNELTNKIWNTLDANEMKDGVHVRFMVTRGIKKTPSQDPRLTVSGPNLVIIPEYKKASPDSKKRGITLFTSTIRRGSPDYLDPRLNCHSKLHEVQALIQAVEAGADEALMLDVNGFVSTCNATNFFMITNGEVWTSTGQYCMNGITRHNVIRICGEHGIPCRQKNFSLFDVYGADEAFVTGTFGGLTPVTKVDGRVIGDGKTGDLTKDLQRKYQDLIEEEVGKTK is encoded by the coding sequence ATGGCACACGGAACCCACAACGCCCTCGATGATCCCCGAAATGAAGAGATTATTATCTATGTAAATGGTGATCTATTACCCCGAAAAGACGCAAAAATTTCTGTTTTCGACAGCGGATATCTTGTGGGAGATGGTGTCTGGGAAGCATGCAGGCTCCACAAAGGGGTTCTGGTTTTTCTCGATCTGCATTTAGACCGGCTTTGGACCGCCGCAAAAACAGTGGGAATGGAGCTTCCGTTTTCCAAAAATGAGTTGACCAATAAAATATGGAATACATTGGATGCCAATGAGATGAAAGATGGAGTTCATGTTCGGTTTATGGTAACCCGGGGCATCAAAAAAACTCCTTCACAAGACCCAAGACTTACGGTTAGCGGGCCTAATCTTGTGATTATACCTGAGTATAAAAAAGCTTCACCCGATTCAAAAAAGAGGGGGATCACACTGTTTACAAGTACCATTCGCAGAGGCTCTCCCGATTATTTAGATCCAAGGTTAAATTGCCACAGCAAACTCCATGAAGTTCAGGCGCTCATCCAGGCAGTGGAGGCCGGAGCTGATGAAGCACTTATGCTTGATGTGAACGGATTCGTATCCACATGTAACGCTACAAACTTTTTCATGATTACAAACGGAGAAGTGTGGACATCCACAGGCCAATACTGCATGAATGGAATTACCCGCCATAATGTGATTCGAATTTGTGGAGAGCATGGAATTCCATGTCGCCAGAAAAATTTCTCATTGTTTGATGTGTACGGAGCTGATGAAGCCTTCGTCACAGGCACTTTTGGTGGGTTAACGCCGGTTACAAAAGTGGACGGACGAGTGATCGGTGACGGAAAAACCGGGGATCTGACCAAAGATTTGCAAAGAAAGTACCAAGATTTGATAGAAGAGGAAGTGGGGAAGACAAAGTAA